A single Argentina anserina chromosome 7, drPotAnse1.1, whole genome shotgun sequence DNA region contains:
- the LOC126803521 gene encoding uncharacterized protein LOC126803521 produces the protein MASIREQNGQVEGAVGGTSSSNIAYPIPEEGKTSDFELKSGFLHHLPKFHGLSGDDPNQHLTMFQFNCETMCPRGADIQIVKMRAFPYSLEDRAQKWLFEVPTGRITSWTTMVNEFLSKYFPSSRVTHIRKQITGIMQGPDESFYNYYERFKSLVASCPAHGIREGMLLQYFYEGLLQMEREFLDSVAGGSFLDKSNVVAKDLLEKRAMNNQQFGTYASSTRKVHETNSSSSSALEDKVDKLSKMMSHFMKTSGAQVCGICTDGHPTDQYPQVASSGGYEEVNALGYQGGQRPQAPLLNVPPPNVASTPNYDEMLKSLVDGQSQLNTVTQTLVAGQQANSKDIAELKTHMGQVVDFMGRFSEQGKLSSGVIPNPKNEQAQAIMTRSGFELKERPSIARKAQTAHVLEEGDDMAMMNVLEKDPVTSKKESVPIHETHKGCIKQIPKYAKFLKELCTSRRQIREEKVVKMNETVSTVIQRKLPPKMKDPGSFSVPCKIGNTLFDNVMLDLDFYVLDMEVSPLETTPLLLGRPFMRTARTCIDVANGSLTMEFDGNVISFNIFEVMKYPVSDINSCFSVDDSIAQVMSETLEA, from the exons ATGGCATCGATCAGAGAGCAGAATGGCCAAGTAGAAGGAGCAGTTGGGGGGACATCATCCTCTAACATAGCGTACCCTATTCCAGAGGAGGGCAAGACGAGTGATTTTGAGTTGAAGAGTGGGTTCCTGCATCATTTGCCTAAGTTCCATGGACTCTCAGGAGATGACCCCAATCAACATCTCACTATGTTCCAGTTCAACTGTGAGACTATGTGCCCTAGAGGAGCAGACATTCAGATAGTGAAGATGAGAGCGTTTCCTTACTCATTGGAGGATCGTGCTCAAAAGTGGTTGTTTGAGGTACCTACTGGTAGGATTACTTCATGGACAACAATGGTCAATGAGTTTTTGTCGAAGTATTTTCCCTCATCAAGGGTGACACACATCAGGAAGCAGATAACAGGAATCATGCAAGGACCAGATGAGTCATTCtacaactactatgagagGTTCAAATCTCTTGTAGCATCATGCCCAGCCCATGGCATTAGAGAAGGTATGTTGCTTCAATATTTCTATGAAGGATTACTACAAATGGAAAGagagttccttgattcagtTGCTGGTGGATCGTTtttggacaagagcaatgtaGTAGCAAAGgatcttttggagaagagagctATGAACAACCAACAATTTGGAACATATGCTAGTTCTACACGGAAGGTACATGAGACCAACTCGAGTTCAAGctctgctctagaggacaaggtggataagttgtccaagatgatgagtCATTTCATGAAGACTAGTGGAGCTCAAGTTTGTGGAATATGTACGGATGGGCACCCTACTGATCAGTATCCTCAAGTTGCTTCTAGTGGAGGGTATGAGgaagtcaatgcccttggttatcaaggaggtcagag accacaagctccactactcaatgttCCACCTCCCAACGTGGCTAGTActcctaattatgatgagATGTTGAAATCTTTAGTTGATGGACAAAGTCAATTGAATACCGTgactcaaactttggtggCGGGTCAACAAGCGAATAGCAAGGACATTGCGGAGCTAAAAACGCATATGGGCCAGGTAGTAGACTTCATGGGCCGTTTTTCTGAGCAAGGAAAGTTGTCAAGTGGTGTCATACCTAACCCAAAGaatgagcaagcccaagctatcatgACAAGGAGTGGGTTCGAGCTAAAGGAGCGGCCTAGTATTGCTAGGAAGGCCCAAACAGCCCATGTTCTTGAGGAGGGTGACGACATGGCTATGATGAATGTCTTGGAGAAAGATCCAGTTACCTCAAAGAAAGAGAGTGTGCCGATCCATGAAACACACAAAG GGTGTATCAAGCAGATCCCtaaatatgcaaaatttcttaaggagctttgcacttcaagaagACAAATTAGGGAAGAAAaggtagtgaagatgaatgagacagtttcaACTGTCatacaaaggaagctaccccctaagatgaaggatCCGGGAAGTTTCTCTGTCCCATGTAAAATTGGTAACACattatttgataatgttatgcttgatctag ATTTCtatgtgctagacatggaggtatcacccttggagacaactccactACTTTTAgggagaccgttcatgagAACTGCAAGGACATGCATCGATGTTGCA